CCCGCGCAGCCGGGGTGAGGTCTGGCAGTTGGTTCGGGCGATGGTCGCGGACGGGACGACGGTCCTGCTCACCACGCAGTACCTGGACGAGGCGGACCGGCTCGCCGACGAGATCGTGGTGCTCGACCGGGGGAAGGTCGTCGCCGCCGGCAGTCCGGCGCAGCTGAAGGCAAAGGTCGGCGGGCGGACGCTGGACATCCGGGCCACCGAACCGACGGACCTGCCGGCGGTCGCCGCGCTCGTCGAGGCGAGCGTCGGGGTGGCCCCGGTGCCACATCCGGACGATCCCGGGCTGCTCTCCGTGCCGGTGCCGGACGCCGACGCGCTGCCGGCGGTGGTCCGCGCGCTGCACGACGCCGGGATCCCGGTGACCGAGCTGGCCCTGCGCCTGGCCAGCCTGGACGAGGTCTTCCTGGCGCTGACCGGTCACGACACCGGGGAGGAGTCCTGATGTCCACCGCCGCACCCGCGCTGCCGACGTCGTCCGCCGCACCCGGCCGGCGCCGCCGACCGGGCCGTACGCTGCGGCACGCCGGCACCCTCGCCTGGCGGGCGATACTCAAGATCCGTCGTGACCCACAACAGCTGATCGACGTCACACTGTCGCCGATCCTCTTCGTCACGATGTTCGTGCTGCTCTTCGGGGGCGCGATCAGCGGCGGCGCGACCGGCGGCGGCGATCGCCAGGACTACCTGCTGTTCGTGCTGCCCGGCATCATGGCGCAGGCGATCGTACTGGCCAGCATGGGTACCGGGGTCAACCTCGCCACCGACATCACCCGGGGCATCTTCGACCGGTTCCGGAGCCTGCCGATCGCCCGGTCCGCCCCGCTGACCGGACTGATCCTCGGCGACGTGGTTCGCCAACTGGTCGCCCTCGCCGTGGTGATCCTGTACGGCGTGATCCTCGGCTTCCGGTTCCAGACCGGGGTGCTCGCGGTACTCGCCGGATGCGGGCTGATCATGCTCTTCTCGTTCGCGCTCGGCTGGATCTGGGCGTACCTCGGACTGCTGGTCAGGTCGCCGCAGGGCGTACAGGGGACGGTGTTCCTGGTCGCGTTTCCGCTCACCTTCGCCAGCAACATCTTCGTACCGGCCGGAACGCTGCCGGGCTGGTTGCAGGCGTGGGTGGAGGTCAATCCGGTGTCCCAACTCGCCGACACCGCGCGTGGGCTGATGATCGGCGGCCCGGTGGCCGGTCCACTCTGGCCGACGCTGGCCTGGATCGCGGGCATGGTGCTGCTCTTCGGACCGCTCGCGGTGACGAAGTACCGGCTCAGCACCTGACCGGGCACCGGCGCGGCACCTGACGGTGCGGCCACCACCCGCCTCCCCTTCTTCCGGGTGGCGCGGGCGGTGGCCGTCGCCGACCATGGGAAGGGTGACGAACAGTCCCTGGAAACGCGAGCTGCGGGAGCGGTGCGAAGCCACCTTCGACTTCCTGGTCAGCGAGCACGACTGCCGGAAACGTGGCCGGTTCATCAGTCAGGGGATCGAGGTCTTCTACTGGAACGCGACCACGGGTGTCTCGGTGAGTGCGGTGTACCGCGATCCGTTCTCGGTGGATCTCTGTGTGCTGCCCGAGGACGGCTTCCCACCCCGCAAGGACGAGTACGGCGCACGTCTGCGGATCGACTGGTTCGACGCCTTCTACGTGGTCACACTCGTGACCGGCAAGCGGCCCAAGTTCAGCCAGGAGCAGGTCTACGGCAACGACCAGGCGGTGCTGGACGCGTACGCCGACGCGCTCCGGGGGCCGTGCCGCCCGCTGCTGCACGACGCCGAGGATCCACTGTGGGCGCGGCTGGGCCGGCAGCACTAGGCCATCGTCGCGGCCAACAAACGCCGGGTCGCCGCCATCGAACGCAGTTGGGGCTTGGCGGAGAGCACCGAATAGCCGGACCGGGGACCCGCGGCCCTACGGCTTCGACCCGACCGCCCGCTCGCCGAGGATGGCGATCGCCTCGTCGACCGACCGTCGCGCACCGGCCGTGTGGGCCGCCGGATAGTCGTCCCCGAGCGCGGCCCGGACCGAGTCCATCGTGGCCGCGACGTCGGGGTCCCCCCGCGCCGGTACGCCCCGGATCGCCTCGGCCAGCCCGAGCAGGTACGCCGCCGTGGCCGGATCGTCCTCGGCGAGCGCGATCGCCGCCAACGCCTCGCCGGCACCGGACAGGCTCGGCCGGTGCCGCCCGGGTGTCACCACCGACAGCAGTTCGCGGACGTGTTCCCGGGCCACGACCAGGTTCCCCCGGGCGATCGCGGTCAGCGCCAGCCCGAGCAGCCCCGGTGCGCGCAGTTCGGCCCGTACCACCTGACGGCCGCCGCCGGTCAGCGCCTCGACGGCGGTCCGGTACGCCCGCTCGGCCGTGGCCAGGTCACCGCCGCGCCGGGCCAGCTCGGCCTCGCCGAGGCTGAGCAGTACCTGCCGGGCGGGAAAGCCCACCAGGTGCGCCTCGTGGGCCGCCCGGTCGAGGTCGGCCCGCGCCCCGGCCAGGTCACCGGCGCGGCAGCGCAGCAGGCTCAGCCGCAGGGACGTGTGGGTGCTGTCGTCGCGCGCGCCCAGCTCGGTGGCGAGCCGCAGCGCCTCCTCCAGATGGCCGATCGCGGCGTGGTGTTCGCCCCGCAACGCGCTGCTGTCGGCCAGCCCGGCGACCGCGATGCCGCTCCCCCACCGGTCGCCGACCGCGCGGAATCCGGCCAGCGCGCCGGCGTAGTCCTGCTCCGCCGCGTCGGTGTCGCCGCGCTTCGCCCGCAGCGACCCGCGCAGTGCGAGCCCGATCGCCCGGGCCCACGGGTCGGGATGCTCCAGCAGCGGCGGCAGCCGGGACCAGGCCAGAGCGTCGTCGTCGACGTACACGGCCGACAGCGGCCCGGCCAGCGCCACGAACGGGTCGGCGAGCCCGTCCAGCGCCTCCGCCTCGGCCAACGCCGCCCGGCTGCCGGCCAGCTCGCCGGGCCTGATCTGGAACAGCGCGTGGTACGCCAGCGCGACGGCCCGCGGCCGGGACGGTGTCGTACCCGGTACGGCGAGACACTGCGCCAACCAGGTGGCCGCCTCGTCGTGGGCGCTGCGCAGCGACCAGAACCGGCACAGCGCGGCGGCCAGCCGTACCGCCGTCGGCGCGTCGGCGGAGTCGACCGCCCAGCGCAGCGCGGCGGTGAGGTTCTCCCGGTCGGCGCCCAGCCGGTCCAGCCAGTACACCTGGTCGGGCCCGCGCAGCGCCGGGTCCGCGGTCTCGGCGAGCCGGAGGAAGTACGCCGCGTGCGCCGACCGGGCCCGGTCGGCCTCGCCCGCGTCGGCGAGCCGCTCGGTGGCGTAGTCGCGGATGGTCTCCAACATCCGGTACCGGCCGTCCGCGAAGGTCACCAGCGACTTGTCGACGAGCCCGCCCAGGGTCTCCAGTACCGCCGGGATCTCCGTCTCGGCGGAGGTGTCCGCGCAGACCGCCTCGACGGTGTCGATCGTGGCGCCGTCGAGGAAGACCGAGAACCAGCGGGCCAGCCGCTGCTCGTCCCCGCCGAGCAGGCCCCAGCTCCACTCGACCACCGCCCGGAGGGTGCGGTGCCGGGGCAGGGCGACCCGGCTGCCGCCGGTGAGCAGGCGGAACCGGTCGCCGAGCCGGGCCGCGACCTGGTCCACCGACAGGGTACGCAGCCGCGCGGTGGCCAGTTCGATCGCGAGCGGCAGCCCGTCGAGCCGGCGGCAGATCTGCACCACGTCCGGCGCGGTGGCCGGGGTGACCGCGAACTCGGGCCGTACGGCGGCGGCCCGGTCGGCGAAGAGGCGTACCGCCGGGAAGTCCAGGGCCCGCGCCGGCGGGGCGGCACCGGGTGGCGAACCCAGCGGTGCGACCGGGCACAGCGTCTCGCCGGTGATCGCCAACGGCTCCCGGCTGGTGGCGAGGATCCGCAGCTCCGGACAGCCGCCGAGCAGCGCGTCGGCGAGCCGGGCGCACTCCTCGACGAGATGCTCGCAGTTGTCCAGCACCAGCAGCATCCGCTTGTCCGCCAGCGCCTCCAGCAGCCGTCCCAGCAGGTCACCACCGCCCCCGGGACCCGAGGTGACGCGCAACCGCAGCGCCTCGGCCAGCGCCCGGGTCACCTCCTCGGGTTGGCGTACCGGGGCCAGTTCGACCAACCACCCACCGTCCGGTGCGCGGCCGGCGTAGGCCCGGGCGGTCTCGGTGGCCAGCCGGGTCTTGCCGACCCCGCCCGGCCCGACCAGGGTGACCAGCCGGCTCCCCGCCAGCAGCCCGGTCAGCCGGGCCACGTCCGCGTCCCGGCCGACGAAGCTGGTCAGCGGGGCACGCAGATTCCCGCGTGGGCCACTTCCGGCGCGCAGGATCGTGGTGTGCAGCGCCGCCAGTTCGGCGGACGGGTCGACGCCCAGCTCCTCGGCGAGGGTCCGACGCAGCTGCTGGTACGCCCGCAGCGCCTCGCCCGGCCGGCCGGTGTCCCGCAGCGCCCGCATCAACAGCCCGTACGGCCGCTCGCGCAGCGGATGCGCGGCGGTCAGTTCGGCGCACCGGGCCACCACGTCGGCACCGCCGCCACGCTGGAGATCCGCCGCTATCCGTTCCTCGACGGCGGTCAGCCGCAGGTCGGCGAGCCGGGCCGCCGGCGCCTGTACGAAGTCGGCGTCGGCCACGTCGGCGAACGCCGGCCCCCGCCACAGCGCCAGCGCCTCGTCCAGCAGCTTCGCCGCCACCGTGGTCTCGCCGGCGGCGACCGCCTCGACACCGGCCGCCGTGAGCCGTTCGAACTCGACCGAGTCGAGCTGCTCGGGCGCGAGATCGAGCCGGTAGGCGCCGGACCGGGCGCCGAGTCGGGCCGGCTCCGGCAGCACCCGGCGCAGCCGGAACACCAGGGTCTGCAACGCGTTGGCCGCGCCCGCCGACCGGGTCCCGCCCCAGACGGCGTCGATCAGGGCATCGGCGGTCACCGACCGGCCGGCGTCCAGGGCGAGCCGGATCAGCAGCCGGCGCAGCCGGTCGCCGTTGACGTCGACGGTCCGGCCGTCGTCCCCGACGACGACCAGCGGCCCGAGCAGCCCGATCCGCACCAGAACCTCCCGCCGGCCGGTCCACAGCCTCCGTGGCCAGCGTACGGGTGGCGCCCGCCGACGCCCCGACCCGGCGGAGCCGCACGGCGCGCCACGCGGGTGCTTTGATGGGCTCCATGGACGTCAACCGGGACGGGCGGAGCTGGCGGATCGGCACGGCCGGCGACGTCGCCTGGATCGCCGGCCGGACCACGCACGGTCACTCGGTCACCACGGCGATCCCGCCGGTGTTCGACGCCTACGCCACCTTCCACCCGCCGGACGGCATCGGTTTCGCGGCCCACGAACGCGCCGTGGTCGCCGAACTCGCCGCGCACACCCCGGACCAGCCCTGGTGGCTGGGCTACCTCGAAACCGGCCTGCACGACGTCGTCTTCCCGCTCGCGCCGAGGCTGCGCCTGTACTGGGACTGGCCCTACGTACTGGTCGAGGCCGGACCCGAGCAGGCCCTCGGCTGGCGGACCGGCCACATGCGGGGCGACGGATCGCTGCCCGATCTGATCTTCCCGGCGGACCACTCCTGGCTCGTCTCCGCCCTCTGGGACGACCTCTGGACCGACGTCGGCGGCGCTGCCGACCTGATCACCGCCTTGCAGCGCAACCCGCTGGTCAACGCCCGTCCCGTCGGCCCCGACGAGGACGCCCTTCCGCCGGGACTCGTACGCGACTGACCCGGCCCCGTCGACTGACCCGGCCCGGCCGACTGACCCGTCGACCGGGCGGTCCGGGGTTCAGCGCGGCGCCGGACGGAGTGCGATCGCCCGGAGGAAGACGTCACCGATCTTCGCCGGATCCTCGGCGATGAGTACGCCGCCGCCGGTGGTCCTGGTGATCTGGTCGAGCGGCTCCCGGTTGACCGCGTCACCGATGCCCAAGATGATGAGCTGAATCGGCTGCGCATCGTCCCTCAGCGCGGTGAGCTTGCTGATCAGGCTCTCCAGGGAGAGACCGGCGGGGTCGTCGTTGCCGATGCCGTCGGTGAGGATGACCACGGAGTTGACCCGGCCCGCCTGCCAGCCGTCCTGCACCTCCTTGTAGGCGGCGAGAATGGTGTCGTAGAGGCCGGTGTCGCGGTTCTGCCCGGGCGTGATCCCGGCCAACGCGCCGACCAACTCGCTCCGCTGGCTGGAGAGGGTGCCGATCGGCACGAGTTGCCGGTAGTCCCTGGATCCGTCGAGGCGGGTGGAGAAGACCCACAGGCCGACGGCCCAGTCGTCGTTGAACAGTCCCAGGCCGCGTTGCGCCGCCTGGAGGGTGACCTGCATCCGGGTGGCGTTGCCGGCGGTGGGCACCCGGCCGCGCATGGTGCCGGAGACGTTGATCGCGGCGAGCATCCGGCCCGGCGCGGTGATTGCCGACCAGGTGGAGAGCGCCCGGTCGACCACGGCCGGGTCGGCCCGGGTCGGCGCCGCACCACCGGCCCTCGGTGACGCCGACGGCGACC
The nucleotide sequence above comes from Plantactinospora soyae. Encoded proteins:
- a CDS encoding ABC transporter permease gives rise to the protein MSTAAPALPTSSAAPGRRRRPGRTLRHAGTLAWRAILKIRRDPQQLIDVTLSPILFVTMFVLLFGGAISGGATGGGDRQDYLLFVLPGIMAQAIVLASMGTGVNLATDITRGIFDRFRSLPIARSAPLTGLILGDVVRQLVALAVVILYGVILGFRFQTGVLAVLAGCGLIMLFSFALGWIWAYLGLLVRSPQGVQGTVFLVAFPLTFASNIFVPAGTLPGWLQAWVEVNPVSQLADTARGLMIGGPVAGPLWPTLAWIAGMVLLFGPLAVTKYRLST
- a CDS encoding AfsR/SARP family transcriptional regulator produces the protein MRIGLLGPLVVVGDDGRTVDVNGDRLRRLLIRLALDAGRSVTADALIDAVWGGTRSAGAANALQTLVFRLRRVLPEPARLGARSGAYRLDLAPEQLDSVEFERLTAAGVEAVAAGETTVAAKLLDEALALWRGPAFADVADADFVQAPAARLADLRLTAVEERIAADLQRGGGADVVARCAELTAAHPLRERPYGLLMRALRDTGRPGEALRAYQQLRRTLAEELGVDPSAELAALHTTILRAGSGPRGNLRAPLTSFVGRDADVARLTGLLAGSRLVTLVGPGGVGKTRLATETARAYAGRAPDGGWLVELAPVRQPEEVTRALAEALRLRVTSGPGGGGDLLGRLLEALADKRMLLVLDNCEHLVEECARLADALLGGCPELRILATSREPLAITGETLCPVAPLGSPPGAAPPARALDFPAVRLFADRAAAVRPEFAVTPATAPDVVQICRRLDGLPLAIELATARLRTLSVDQVAARLGDRFRLLTGGSRVALPRHRTLRAVVEWSWGLLGGDEQRLARWFSVFLDGATIDTVEAVCADTSAETEIPAVLETLGGLVDKSLVTFADGRYRMLETIRDYATERLADAGEADRARSAHAAYFLRLAETADPALRGPDQVYWLDRLGADRENLTAALRWAVDSADAPTAVRLAAALCRFWSLRSAHDEAATWLAQCLAVPGTTPSRPRAVALAYHALFQIRPGELAGSRAALAEAEALDGLADPFVALAGPLSAVYVDDDALAWSRLPPLLEHPDPWARAIGLALRGSLRAKRGDTDAAEQDYAGALAGFRAVGDRWGSGIAVAGLADSSALRGEHHAAIGHLEEALRLATELGARDDSTHTSLRLSLLRCRAGDLAGARADLDRAAHEAHLVGFPARQVLLSLGEAELARRGGDLATAERAYRTAVEALTGGGRQVVRAELRAPGLLGLALTAIARGNLVVAREHVRELLSVVTPGRHRPSLSGAGEALAAIALAEDDPATAAYLLGLAEAIRGVPARGDPDVAATMDSVRAALGDDYPAAHTAGARRSVDEAIAILGERAVGSKP